Proteins from a genomic interval of Methanofollis formosanus:
- a CDS encoding YegP family protein, producing MPKGKFEVYRDKGGEYRFRLKASNGQVIATSQGYKSRESCMKGIDSVRNNAPNAEIIELSE from the coding sequence ATGCCAAAAGGGAAATTTGAGGTTTACCGGGACAAAGGAGGCGAATACAGGTTCAGACTGAAGGCCTCGAACGGCCAGGTCATCGCCACCAGCCAGGGCTACAAGTCGAGGGAGTCCTGCATGAAGGGGATTGACAGCGTCAGGAACAATGCCCCGAATGCCGAGATCATCGAACTGAGCGAGTGA
- a CDS encoding mechanosensitive ion channel family protein, whose amino-acid sequence MVDIMSQISEMVGGVVIFLPNIVAAIIILIVGWILGRVLGKAVSVFLDKIGVDDVLRKTEPGAAIEKSGLSIVHLFDILVRIFIYLIAIMAATNVLQIESLSQMMAAIVAYIPNVVAFILILVVGIILIDFFADWMERYGENMEISLIGPMILLVRLFLYFVVIILALTQLAFDLTIIYIFIGPLAWGVGLGVGAAIAIIVGFGLKDRAPEIMDRFFCKVKK is encoded by the coding sequence ATGGTTGATATCATGTCTCAGATCTCTGAGATGGTCGGCGGAGTGGTGATCTTCCTGCCGAACATCGTCGCCGCCATCATCATCCTGATCGTCGGGTGGATCCTCGGGCGGGTGCTTGGCAAGGCGGTCTCGGTCTTCCTCGATAAGATCGGGGTGGACGACGTCCTCAGGAAGACGGAACCCGGGGCCGCGATCGAGAAGAGCGGGTTGTCGATCGTGCATCTCTTCGATATCCTAGTGAGAATCTTCATCTACCTCATCGCCATCATGGCGGCAACGAATGTCCTTCAGATCGAGTCGCTCTCGCAGATGATGGCCGCCATCGTCGCGTACATCCCGAATGTCGTGGCCTTTATCCTGATCCTGGTGGTCGGCATCATCCTCATCGACTTCTTCGCGGACTGGATGGAGCGCTACGGAGAGAATATGGAGATCTCCCTGATCGGTCCGATGATCCTGCTGGTCAGGCTCTTCCTGTACTTCGTCGTGATCATCCTCGCGCTGACGCAACTCGCCTTCGACCTGACGATCATCTATATCTTCATCGGGCCGCTGGCATGGGGCGTGGGGCTCGGCGTCGGTGCCGCCATCGCGATCATCGTCGGCTTCGGGCTCAAGGACCGGGCGCCCGAGATCATGGACCGCTTCTTCTGCAAGGTCAAAAAATAA